CCTGAAAATCCCCTCTGATCTAGGAGAGGTTGGGCAGtaggtctttgtttttttccctttcattttgttgtctgtttttacTGAAAGTCCACAGAGTAGCTGCGACAGCTGCTGTTTCTGCCTGTGGGGATAGTTGGGGGCAAGGGAGTAGCCAAGAGCTCCCCGTAGGCAGTTTTGTGTTTTCCAGAACACAGTGGGATTTTGCCTATGTTTTAAGGCCATGCAAAAGGTTTCTCTCTTGGGAGAAAAGGTCCTCGATCCTAAAACAGTCAAATCCAGTGTAGCTAGCGTTTACCACAAACAGCAAGACTGACTTGATTCATTGCTTCAAGGACGCACAAGCACACGTTAGATGACTGTCCCTTCACCCGCAGTCTGGCTTCCTGCGGGGTGAGAAACGGGCCTCTGCAGAGGTTAGCATAAGGCAGGAATGTGTCCTTGACCCTGTGCTAAATGCTCATGGACGTTTCGTTAGGGATTCCCTTGGTTTGATCTCCTGCTCACAGGCGTGGCGGTCATCCCAGTGCTGCAGCGGACTCTTCATTACGAGTGCATCGTTCTGGTGAAGCAGTTCCGGCCACCGATGGGAGGCTACTGCCTAGAATTCCCTGCAGGTGAGTCCCTGAACCGAGGGACCGCCGGGCCCGGCGCCGAGCACTGCAGCGTATGGACCCTGAACACTTTCATCTGTCCCTGTGGTTTTAAGTAAAACAGAAGCATCCCTGCAGCGAGCTACCCCCGGTCGCGTTCTAGTGACGCACTAAGCCCGAGAGCGAGGCAAGGGTGGCGTCCCAGCCGGCCTTTCCCAGCCACCTCTCAGCAACATTCTAACTTCTCTTTGAGGAACTGCGTTTCCCTAATTTGTCAACCTAGTTCCATTTTCTATCACTAGCGATCTGCCTCCAACCAGAAATTCACAGTAATATAATGAGGTCAGACTCTTAACCCCAAAAATCGTGAAGGGAAAAGACATCTTGATCTTCCTGTATGTACACAGGCCAGGGAAACGGTCTTAACTTCCACTAGAATATTCTCTTGAGTTGCACAGTTAAGTAGAGCTATCCAGAATTTGAAGCTCTATGGCATCATAGGACTTAATTGGGTTGTTCCCATCTGAAGAGATTAGATCTCATTTATCATTAGCGGTATAGGTTTTGTACTTTGAAATTCCAGCCCATGAGAAGGCATACCAACTCTCCTTCTCATTTACCAGCCATTTCACTTGAAGAAATTAATAACTTTAAAAGTAACAGAATAGgctgtattttacattttcattgcgTTATTTCGAGTAAAATAATCCAAGTTCTACGGTCCTCCCCGCTTGGCCTCCCTATCAGCTGCCTCGAGTCCGCCAGCCTCCCAGCCTTCTCCCTCGCAGGTGATGCTCATGCCAGCATTTCTGTCCAGGCCCCAGGATCGCTCTGCAAGGGAGGAAAGCAAGTAGGTGACATTGTGACCTGAGGAAACTGAAAAGAGTGCCAGGCTTCCTGGGCGGGGGCACATAGCTGGTCCGTCACCAAGGTCAGTGGGCCAACAGCACTGAGCCACTTGTCCTCACAGGAATCCGCGTGCAGAACACAAGTGCCGAGACACTCCTGGGAACAGTTGAGGTCTAAGTAAGACGAACAGATGAGAGCTCCCAGAACCTACTCGATGTGCCTAGGGTTTTTTCTTTCgcccttttttcttaaaaaagttcCAAACCTCAGTCAGTTGTACCTGTACAACCACATTCCACAGTCCTCTGGTTCTTCTCATGTAGCTCAACCACAATTCTACTAGAAGGAGAGGTTCCAAAACCCTGGATTTAACCTAGCCCACCTCACAAATGATTTGAACTTCCAGGTCTCATCGATGATAATGAGAGCCCAGAAGCAGCGGCTCTTCGGGAGCTTGAGGAAGAAACTGGCTACAAAGGTGATGTTGCAGAGTGTTCTCCAGGTGTGTACTGCTATCCAGGTGTGCACTCGGGGACAGACTTGAAAATTAGTCAAGCCGTAGATTCTTCTGTGTGTAAAGGATAATGCGGGTGTTCTTTATGCTCAGGATTCAGATGGCTTTTGTCTTGGCTAATTCACTGACAAGAAATCCTAGTTAGATTTGGTCACCCTCTACCCATGAGCCTCCCCTCCACAGGGGAGCCACTTTGAACAAGAAGGCCCTGAAGCTGGAGCAGAAACGTGAAATCCATTACCTTCCCGAGTTTCCCACGTCCTAAGCTTTATGCTCTTACCTcatccatgtgccaggcacctcACTAGAGTTTGTTTCTTGTGGTGGTGAAAGGAGTTGACAGCACGGCAGTACCGCCTAACCCCTCAGATTTACCGAACTCAGGAACTCGGGGGAAAGTACAAGTGCTGGCTACGCGCATGCTCGGCGGTCCTGCAGCTCTACCAAGGGGATCGGGCCAACCGTCGTTTGCCTGCACAAGTTCTGTGTTAACTGTGAATCATGAGCCCGGTTTTCTTCCGAAGACATTTAAGTAACGAAAGAGATGGCACGTGACTGGTGTCTGTCAGGGTGACCTGTCGCTTCTCTCCGCAGCTGTATGTATGGATCCAGGTCTGACAAACTGTACCACACACATCGTGACGGTGACTATTAATGGGGATGATGCTGAAAACGTGAGGCCTAAGCCGAAGCCAGGTGAGTGTGCGGCGGATACGTTTAAGGTGCTGTTGCGTTAAAGACCGTTTAACTTGCTACTGATTCGGTTTCTGACTTGTCAGAATAGGCTTGTAGGTCCGTCATCGGTACTCCAGGCTCTTTTCCTAATCTTGGGTCctttagcatttttctttcaaCGCTTACTGACCTGTAtgctttctttataaaatgtcaaattaacaatatttacatattttctgtgTGGAGTTTATGCCCACGGTGGTAATATGAGCCACAGATCTGAAGAGTCAACAGTGAAAATCTTCAGAATCACTCATTTCTGTCTTTGTGTGTTATAAGAATGGCATAAATTATTGTGAGCAGACAGCAGCTGACTAGTCTTCAGGGGGTTCCGTTCTTAGAGAAGCGTTTAGGAAGTTCCTGGCTCTATTATTAATTTCTCAGCAAGTTCGGACTCGAGCTTTGATGCCTGTCTGTCCATGTCGTCTCCCACCCCATTCCAGGTGGTGCTCTCACACACAGTCACGTGTCACACAGTCACATGTGGCACAGTCATGTCAGTCacgtgtcacacacacacacagtcacatcACAGCCGTACTCTTCCATTTCTCACCGCCTTACGTGCTCCTGAATGTTCCAGTCCCTTCGCAGCTGATTCTAAATGCTCAGTTCAGACTTGCTAATACGCGTATGACATGCAGTGCAAGAGCCGTCCTCAGAGGTGAACAGGATCACCCAGTAGCCGGCAGTTCCGCTCCTAGGTCTACACCGCAAAGCACtgaaagcaggggcaggggcttgCCCAGGTACTTGCACACCAGCGTTCATGTAGCCACCCTCACGGTACCCGAAAGGTGTCCATTAGCAGATGCACAGCGGGATAGCATCCAGCCCTTAAAGAGACCTGCTGGTGCAGGCTGTAACAGCATGAAGTCTGAAACGCTGTGCCGAGTGCTTAGTGCAGTGAGACAAAAAGCATAAATAGGGACACCGGGCTGGcccagtccatagagcatgcgactcttgacctccaggtcatgagttcaggccccacgttgggcatagagctcacttttaaaaagaaaaaaaatttttaagcataaATCTTGTGCTTCCACCCATATGAGGTTACCTAAAATCTGTgtattcatagagacagaaagtagaatggaggTCAGCGTGTATGGGGGCGCACTGCTTAGTGGCTACCACGCTTCTCTTTGTGAGGCTGAGAGAGCTCCAGAGAAGGATAGTGCTGATAACTGCACAGCAGCGTGAGTGTATTTAATGCCCCTGacctttaaaaatggttaaaatggtgaattttgtctattttaacaacttaaaaatgcatgtgtgtgtatccTAGAACATGCTTTAAATGTTGCTATTACACATTTGATTTGGAGAACAATAATAATTTTGTACTGTTGGAATGCTTTTTACCACGTCCCCAGATGAAATTAGTAGAGACCCAGGTTTCTGTTCAATTCTTGCACCCTTCTCGGTGTGTCTTGCACAAAAGTCTTGCAGTGTTTGACCACAGCGTCAtccctctgtttgtttttaggAGATGGAGGTATGTTACCCAGCTAGCAGTGGCTGACCGTGTGAATGGCTTAGCGCGGTGGAAATGGCTGCAGGCATTTTGTGGTGTTCTGGTAGGCCCTCTTATTCTTCAGCTTTGTTTTCACTTGCACTTTGTTTGTTTAGAATTTGTCGAAGTAATTTCCTTACCAAAGAATGACCTGCTGAAGAGACTTGATGGTAAGCATTAAGACTATTCCCCAACTTCCTCAAttttccccagccccagccccatccAGTGGGGCACTAAATACAATTCCCCTTCTGTAAATATAGTCTTCCTCAATAAAGTCAAATACCTAGAAACTGTTGTACAGCTGCAATTCACCAACAGTAATTTTCCTTTCTGGGTGGCATAGAGTTTGAAAATGTAAGCAAAACATTCTACGTCAAGTGAAAGCTTTCAGtagggtggatttttttttttcctatagaagAGTCAGGATCATATTCCTACAGATTTGCCAAAACTCTATACCTCAAATCTCTAATCCAGGGCAATGCAGAGGCCTAAGTAGGTATCTCTTAGCTGACCCTCAAAGATGCTAACCTGCTGGATGGTTCTCTGTGCAGGGTTGAAGTTAAAGGAGAATTTAACAATATTCCTTCTACAAAGATGGAGGTATATGAAGAGCAATATGCCGATATAATGAATCAGACTACCACTGTGACCCCTAGTAAATCACTGGTCATGTAATTACATCGTGTAATTCCTGGTCAACCCATCTCCTAGAGATCTGgtaaaaaattaagattatgtGGACAAACGTCCCCTGATAAAGCCACAGTAGGATGTACCGTACTGGAGACAGACAGAGGCCCGGCTGGGAGGGCCCCATTCACTCATCTGTAAAGAAACAGATAATCTTCCTaatttgaatgttttttaaaatttttacttcaaaAAGTAACTTGAAGCACTATCTGACCTGAGGCTTTGagggctctctcttcctctccttctataAGAACCACTGGcttacagttttatttctgatGTCTGTGTTGTTTTAGAAGTAAGCATGAGCTTCCAAAAACGACTGTGATTTCAGAATTCCCAGAATGCACCCCTTCctactttatgttttttaaaaactagacctgaggggcgcctgggtggctcagtcgttcagcgtctgccttcggctcgggtcacgatcccagggtcctgggatcgagccccgcatcgggctccctgttctgcgcggggagcctgcttctccctctccctctgcccctcccccagctcatgctcgctcactctctctctctgtcaaataaataaataaaatcttttaaaaaataagataaaaaaataaaaactaggccTGAGGTAAAACCAGGCCAGGGTCTCAGATTAGAAACGCTCGCACCGAAGCAAGCCACGGTTTACTTAGAGAACGCTGTAGCTGCCAGTAACGGACAGCACAACTCGGAGTCTGTCGCGTCTGCCTGGGTCCCCTCAGCTGACCGTGTATCAGTCACGAACCAGAACGCGTTTCGCAGCCTCTCCCGGCTTTTCTCCTAAAACAGGACGAGAGGTAGCCCCCGTCTCTGAGGAGGCAGCAGtaaaattaaacaagataatgttGGCACTGAAGGGCTTAAATGTTAGATGCCGTATGTCTTCGGGAAGTATTCTCTCACAGAACtaacttccttctcccttccGTCCAACTTCACCTCCGTCTTGCCTTAGAAGaggggaagacagagacagatctgtagaaagaggaagggggaaaagaaccCTTTTTCCTAGCTTTATTAGAATCAAAATACAGCAATCaaaccatttattcaacaagttaACATTTGGGAAGGTATTTTGAGTTGTTTGCTCTGAGGAGTAACTTTCAACACTTACCAAGCACCTGCCACACAGAGGAGGACCTAACCCTGCCTTCCAGGATCAACACGTCTCCCAGCGTGTTCCTGCACTAGTGGGTAGGAAAACAAGTGACAGAGGCCAAGTCTGATCACCTCCACCAGAGCGACACAGAAGTTCTCGTTAAAGCCCACTGTATAGCGTAAGATTCTGAGAcgtcattctttaaaaaaaaaaaaaaaagattttatttatttgagagagagagtaagcaccgccaggggaagggaggggggaagcacactccccgccaagcagggagcccgatgcggggctcgatcccaggaccccgggatcatgacctgagccaaaggcagacgctaaaccaactgagccacccaggtgcccctcagaccTCATTCTTGCTCGAATTCCAGCCCTGTCGTGCACACAGCTTAACTTGTGGATAGAAAATACGTATTCCCTAGCGGTGGAGAAGACAGATGAACCCCTCTTTGAGGGACTGAAGAATCACCACTGAGCCCTAGAACGagctataaataaacaaatctatcTACAAACTTAGAACGTTGctgttttaacatataaaatcATCTCAAATGTGTGACCTTCTGCCTTTatgcttttttcttgttcttgtctCTCGCTGGAACTGTAATCCTGCTTATATATTCTTTCATCTTCTATCTCACTAGAGTAAGATCCTTGAAGGCAGAAAATGTCTCGTTCACCACTTTACCTCCGGCATCTggcacaggacctggcacatagtagtagCTCAGTAAAGACGGGCTGATTGATAAGGGGCATTGTCCTTGATTAACTTCACTATCTAACTTGTATCCTTTGCTTCCTCTAGCTCTGGTAGCTGAAGAACATCTGACCGTGGACGCCAGGGTCTATTCCTATGCTCTGGCACTGAAACATGCAAACACGAAGCCGTTTGAAGTGCCTTTCCTGAAGTTTTAAGGCCAAAGGACAGTAgccatgtttttataaataagacCACCAGGCCTCCTTCACTAAGACTTTGTATTCAGCTTAGCTTACTGTAGACTTGAAATTagcttttttcattaaataaaagcaACACAGAATACATGTGGTGATACGGAATTGTAATTACAGGGAGGCTGTAGTCTTCATTTAAATGCTAAACTCCAGCAAATAGTTatgaaaaagaacataaatgCAGGTACCCAGTTTTTAATCCAGTTTAAAGTTCAGCTGTTCCTTATCTAATCTACTCCCAACAGgatatttctagaagaaaaatgaCCTGAATTCCAAATTCGGTCAATTATTCCCACCCTCAGCCCCCATATAAACGTCTGTAACTAGGTATGCAAATAACTATCTACTATGTCAGTGTttgaaacaaagttttttttttttttttttttttaaagacggGCCTATACAGGGACTTTCTTGGTCCTCCTCCTAATTACCCGCTAGAGCAGGGTGTAAAATCACCAGAGAGTAACATTTCATGAGAAGCAAATGTTTACATTTGGCTAGTGTCCTCCTACCACCTAACTACTGAAGGTAAACAAGCTGTTAGGTAATGAAAAATGATTGATTCCATTCAGTATAACAAGGTTAATAAGAAGCTAATGAAAATACAGGGCCCTTCCCTCAAGCAGGTGTATATACTTTAGAATTTCATTTCCTATCCTTACCTCAGGAAGTACTTCAGGTTTCTAAAACCAAATCCATTTACGTGGCTGGGGGGCATCACTGTCTTGGTGTCGAACCTGGAGTGTAGCCAGCAAGGTCAGCAAATACCAGAAACCCAGTCCAGCTACCTTACAGGGGAGAACAGGGCCACCGTCTCCGGCTCAGGCCATGCCTAAAGCCCCCATCATCCAAAAG
The sequence above is drawn from the Zalophus californianus isolate mZalCal1 chromosome 9, mZalCal1.pri.v2, whole genome shotgun sequence genome and encodes:
- the NUDT5 gene encoding ADP-sugar pyrophosphatase isoform X2, which gives rise to MDPTGKIRTWETVKRTTRKGQSADGVAVIPVLQRTLHYECIVLVKQFRPPMGGYCLEFPAGLIDDNESPEAAALRELEEETGYKGDVAECSPAVCMDPGLTNCTTHIVTVTINGDDAENVRPKPKPGDGEFVEVISLPKNDLLKRLDALVAEEHLTVDARVYSYALALKHANTKPFEVPFLKF
- the NUDT5 gene encoding ADP-sugar pyrophosphatase isoform X1, giving the protein MENQEPADPSQNTKQSIISEELISEGKWVKLEKTTYMDPTGKIRTWETVKRTTRKGQSADGVAVIPVLQRTLHYECIVLVKQFRPPMGGYCLEFPAGLIDDNESPEAAALRELEEETGYKGDVAECSPAVCMDPGLTNCTTHIVTVTINGDDAENVRPKPKPGDGEFVEVISLPKNDLLKRLDALVAEEHLTVDARVYSYALALKHANTKPFEVPFLKF